In Pseudomonas sp. ADAK2, the genomic window CGGGCGTTCTCGTTATAAGTCTCGGCACTTTTAGTGACAAGCCGTTGTATGCCGACCATGAGCCAAACCGAACCGCTAGACCAAGATCCTGTGTTCCAGTTGAAGGGCAGCATGCTCGCCATTACGGTGCTGGAACTGGCCCGTAACGACCTCGAGAACCTCGATCGACAACTGGCCGCCAAGGTTGCCCAGGCGCCGAATTTCTTCAGCAATGCACCGCTGGTGCTGGCCCTGGACAAACTCCCGGCCAGCGAAGGCGCCGTCGATTTGCCGGGCCTGATGCGCGTGTGCCGTTCCCACGGCCTGCGCACCCTGGCCATCCGCGCCAGCCGCATCGAGGACATCGCCGCCGCCATCGCCGTCGACCTGCCGGTGCTGCCACCGTCCGGTGCCCGCGAGCGGCCGCTGGACCCGAACGAAGGCGTCGTGGTGAAAAAACCGGAAAAACCACCGGAACCGACGATCAAACCGACCAAGGTAATCACTTCGCCAGTACGTGGTGGCCAACAAATATATGCCCAAGGTGGCGATTTGGTCATCGTTTCGTCGGTCAGCCCGGGGGCGGAACTTCTCGCCGATGGGAACATCCATGTATACGGCCCGATGCGCGGTCGTGCGCTGGCCGGGGTCAAGGGCGACACCAAAGCGCGGATTTTCTGCCAGCAGATGAGCGCCGAACTGCTCTCCATCGCCGGCCACTACAAGGTTTCCGAGGATCTGCGGCGCGATCCGTTGTGGGGCTCGGGCGTACAAGTCAGCCTGTCGGGCGACGTGTTGAACATCATTCGGCTTTAACGGATACTGCCGCATTTTCCAAGCATCTCTAAAACGTAGCGAAAACGGCTCAAACGAAGTAGGAAAAAGGCCAAACGCAGTGTTTACCGCCGGTAAATGCCGCCCAAAACCAAATTCCAGCCAAGGCTGTCCGACTGCAGTAGTTTTTCAAGAGATGTTTTTCAGGGGCTAAAAGTCCTTTTTCCTTAGGGGTGAAACACCTTGGCCAAGATTCTCGTGGTTACATCCGGCAAGGGTGGTGTGGGTAAGACCACCACCAGCGCCGCTATCGGTACCGGCCTCGCACTGCGCGGTCACAAAACAGTAATCGTCGACTTCGACGTCGGTTTGCGTAACCTCGACCTGATCATGGGTTGCGAACGTCGCGTGGTGTATGACTTCGTCAACGTGGTCAACGGCGAAGCCAACCTGCAACAAGCCCTGATCAAAGACAAGCGCCTGGAAAACCTCTACGTACTGGCCGCCAGTCAGACCCGCGATAAAGACGCGCTGACCGTCGAAGGCGTGGAAAAAGTCCTGATGGCGCTGAAAGAAGACTTCGACTTCGTGGTCTGCGACTCCCCGGCCGGCATCGAGAAAGGTGCTCACCTGGCCATGTACTTCGCTGATGAAGCGATTATCGTGACCAACCCGGAAGTCTCCTCGGTACGTGACTCGGACCGCATGCTCGGCCTGCTGGCCAGCAAGTCCCGTCGCGCCGAACGTGGCGAAGACCCGATCAAGGAACACCTGCTGTTGACCCGCTACAACCCGCAACGCGTCAGCGACGGCGAAATGCTCGGCGTCGAAGACGTGAAGGAAATTCTGGCCGTGACCCTGCTGGGCGTCATTCCGGAATCCCAGGCGGTGCTGAAAGCCTCCAACTCGGGCGTGCCCGTGATTCTCGACGACCAGAGCGATGCCGGTCAGGCATACGGCGATGCGGTCGACCGCCTCCTTGGCAAAGAAAAGGAACATCGTTTCCTCGATGTGACGAAGAAAGGCTTCTTCGAGCGCCTGTTTGGAGGTAAATAATGAATCTTTTTGACTTCTTTCGTGCCAGTAAAAAGGTCAGTACCGCGTCGGTAGCGAAAGAGCGTCTACAGATCATCGTGGCGCATGAACGCGGCCAGCGCAGTACCCCGGATTACCTGCCAGCCTTGCAGAAGGAACTGGTGGAAGTGATCCGCAAGTACGTCAATATCGGGTCCGATGACGTGCACGTCGCCCTGGAAAACCAGGGTAGCTGCTCGATTCTGGAACTCAATATCACCCTGCCAGATCGCTAGTCGAACCGGCGGGAGCCACGGCGGCTCAGACCTGCGCTCCTACACGGGGTGCGGGGTTCTGAGCCGCCGTTGGCGTTTGTTACGAGGCTGTTTTAATGCCGTTGTCCAACGTCCACATCATCCATCAGGACGACGCCGTTCTGGTGGTGAACAAACCGACCCTGTTGCTCTCCGTCCCTGGCCGGGCCGATGACAACAAGGATTG contains:
- the minC gene encoding septum site-determining protein MinC; this translates as MSQTEPLDQDPVFQLKGSMLAITVLELARNDLENLDRQLAAKVAQAPNFFSNAPLVLALDKLPASEGAVDLPGLMRVCRSHGLRTLAIRASRIEDIAAAIAVDLPVLPPSGARERPLDPNEGVVVKKPEKPPEPTIKPTKVITSPVRGGQQIYAQGGDLVIVSSVSPGAELLADGNIHVYGPMRGRALAGVKGDTKARIFCQQMSAELLSIAGHYKVSEDLRRDPLWGSGVQVSLSGDVLNIIRL
- the minD gene encoding septum site-determining protein MinD, with translation MAKILVVTSGKGGVGKTTTSAAIGTGLALRGHKTVIVDFDVGLRNLDLIMGCERRVVYDFVNVVNGEANLQQALIKDKRLENLYVLAASQTRDKDALTVEGVEKVLMALKEDFDFVVCDSPAGIEKGAHLAMYFADEAIIVTNPEVSSVRDSDRMLGLLASKSRRAERGEDPIKEHLLLTRYNPQRVSDGEMLGVEDVKEILAVTLLGVIPESQAVLKASNSGVPVILDDQSDAGQAYGDAVDRLLGKEKEHRFLDVTKKGFFERLFGGK
- the minE gene encoding cell division topological specificity factor MinE — protein: MNLFDFFRASKKVSTASVAKERLQIIVAHERGQRSTPDYLPALQKELVEVIRKYVNIGSDDVHVALENQGSCSILELNITLPDR